A part of Aegilops tauschii subsp. strangulata cultivar AL8/78 chromosome 2, Aet v6.0, whole genome shotgun sequence genomic DNA contains:
- the LOC109739183 gene encoding uncharacterized protein yields the protein MESSYSSAMPMETDMMSQFLGGDHHCFAYEQQDESMEAMAAMFLPGLDTDSNSSSSCLNYDVSPQCWSQPQPQPGHSSSVTSFLDPAHGYESFEFPVMDPFPHAEFQSHCTDIPYLVGGGEDLSPLDSNCAPAGGEEAANDHTPVTNKRKSRAATTASKKAKKAGKKDFTSNDIEGDETYVIDPQSSSSCTSEDGDLDGNAKSSSKKTGTRASRGAATDPQSLYARKRRERINERLKTLQNLVPNGTKVDISTMLEEAVEYVKFMQLQIKLLSSDDMWMYAPLAYNGINVSSLEMHIAALQK from the exons ATGGAAAGCTCCTACAGTTCAGCCATGCCGATGGAGACCGACATGATGTCGCAGTTCCTCGGAGGCGACCACCACTGCTTCGCCTACGAGCAGCAGGACGAGTCCATGGAGGCAATGGCGGCCATGTTCTTGCCTGGCCTCGACACCGACTCCAACTCCTCCTCCAGTTGCCTCAACTACGACGTGTCTCCACAATGCTGGTCACAGCCCCAGCCTCAGCCAGGCCATAGTTCCAGCGTCACCAGTTTCCTTGATCCGGCACACGGCTACGAGAGCTTTGAGTTCCCGGTGATGGACCCCTTCCCGCATGCCGAATTCCAGTCCCACTGCACCGACATCCCCTACCTAGTCGGCGGCGGCGAGGATCTGAGTCCTCTAGACAGCAACTGTGCACCAGCCGGAGGTGAAGAAGCAGCAAATGATCATACACCTGTGACTAACAAGAGGAAGTCCAGAGCTGCCACCACG GCATCAAAGAAGGCCAAGAAGGCTGGCAAAAAGGATTTCACCAGCAACGACATCGAAGGCGACGAAACCTATGTCATCGATCCTCAAAGCTCCAGCAGCTGCACCTCAGAAGATGGGGATCTGGATGGCAACGCCAAGTCGAGCTCGAAAAAGACGGGCACCAGAGCCAGCCGTGGAGCAGCAACTGATCCTCAGAGCCTCTATGCAAGG AAAAGGAGAGAGAGGATCAATGAAAGATTGAAAACCCTGCAGAACTTGGTTCCCAATGGAACAAAG GTTGACATCAGTACAATGCTAGAGGAAGCAGTGGAGTATGTTAAGTTTATGCAGCTTCAGATTAAG TTGTTGAGCTCCGACGACATGTGGATGTATGCACCCCTCGCTTACAATGGGATTAACGTCAGCAGTCTTGAGATGCACATCGCTGCTCTGCAAAAATAA